A region of Lycium barbarum isolate Lr01 chromosome 3, ASM1917538v2, whole genome shotgun sequence DNA encodes the following proteins:
- the LOC132633213 gene encoding ras-related protein RABA6b-like, with amino-acid sequence MSMGDFDEECDYLFKAVLIGDSAVGKSNLLSRFARDQFQLDSKPTIGVEFAYRNIRVGDKLIKAQIWDTAGQERFRAITSSYYRGALGALLVYDITRRATFENLKRWLHELREYGSSDMVIVLVGNKSDLAIAAREVNVEDGQSLAQLEGLSFLETSAMENLNVEEAFLSMITKIHEIMSQKSLEAKLNEATTPKSLQEGKKLEIINMMDNEVTATKQNANCCLY; translated from the exons ATGAGTATGGGAGATTTTGATGAAGAGTGTGATTATTTATTCAAGGCAGTTCTTATAGGAGATTCAGCTGTGGGAAAATCTAACCTTTTATCAAGATTTGCTAGAGATCAATTTCAGCTGGATTCTAAGCCTACCATAGGAGTGGAATTTGCTTACAGAAATATTAGAGTTGGTGATAAACTCATCAAGGCTCAAATATGGGACACTGCTGGACAAGAAAg GTTTAGAGCCATAACAAGTTCATATTATCGTGGAGCACTTGGTGCTTTACTTGTCTATGACATAACAAGAAGGGCTACATTTGAAAATCTAAAAAGATGGCTACACGAGCTTAGGGAATATGGCAGTTCAGACATGGTGATTGTTCTTGTTGGTAACAAATCTGATTTGGCCATTGCTGCAAGAGAAGTAAATGTTGAAGACGGGCAAAGCCTTGCACAATTAGAAGGATTATCATTTTTGGAAACATCAGCAATGGAGAATTTAAATGTTGAAGAAGCATTCCTTTCAATGATCACAAAAATTCATGAAATTATGAGCCAAAAGAGCTTAGAAGCAAAGTTGAATGAAGCAACTACACCAAAGTCTCTTCAGGAAGGGAAAAAATTAGAAATCATTAACATGATGGATAATGAAGTAACGGCTACTAAACAAAATGCTAATTGTTGTTTATACTGA